One window of the Camarhynchus parvulus chromosome 2, STF_HiC, whole genome shotgun sequence genome contains the following:
- the LOC115900951 gene encoding C-C chemokine receptor type 8-like, producing MNPTSQFVGTTEYDYGYDENTAPCNEGNNFRRFKSLFLPILYCLVFVFCLLGNSLVLWVLLTRKRLTTMTDICLLNLAASDLLFVLPLPFQAHYASDQWVFGNAMCKIMAGIYYTGFYSSIFFITLMSVDRYIAIVHAVYAMKIRTATCGIIISLILWLVAGLASVPNIMFSQELEVEQALQCVPMYPPGDNTWKVASQFAANILGLLIPFSILVCCYTQILKNLQKCKNRNKVKAIKMIFIIVIVFFLFWTPFNIALFLDSLQSLHVINDCKASSQIALALQLTETISFIHCCLNPIIYAFAGVTFKAHLKGLLQSCGRVLSSPAGGAGAGHSFSAPTQLSGWSDSAGVL from the coding sequence ATGAATCCCACCAGCCAATTTGTTGGCACAACAGAATATGACTATGGGTACGATGAAAACACTGCTCCGTGTAACGAAGGAAACAACTTTCGCAGGTTTAAATCCCTCTTTCTGCCAATTCTTTACTGCCTTGTGTTTGTCTTTTGCCTCCTGGGGAACTCCTTGGTCCTCTGGGTTCTCCTGACCAGGAAAAGGCTGACAACAATGACTGACATCTGCCTGCTGAACCTTGCAGCCTCTGATCTCCTCTTCGTTTTGCCCCTCCCTTTCCAAGCCCACTACGCTTCAGACCAGTGGGTTTTTGGCAATGCCATGTGTAAGATAATGGCTGGCATTTACTACACAGGTTTTTATAgcagtattttctttataaCCCTCATGAGCGTAGACAGGTACATAGCAATTGTCCATGCTGTCTATGCCATGAAGATAAGGACAGCCACTTGTGGCATAATTATCAGCTTGATCCTGTGGCTGGTGGCTGGCTTGGCTTCTGTACCCAACATCATgttcagccaggagctggaggtcGAGCAGGCATTGCAGTGTGTCCCCATGTACCCCCCAGGGGACAATACCTGGAAGGTTGCTTCTCAGTTTGCAGCCAATATCCTGGGCCTCTTGATTCCCTTTAGCATCCTCGTTTGCTGCTACACTCAGATActaaaaaacctgcaaaaatgcaaaaaccGAAACAAGGTCAAGGCGATCAAGATGATCTTCATCATCGTCATcgtcttcttccttttctggaCTCCTTTCAACATCGCGCTGTTCCTGGactctctgcagagcctgcacGTGATCAATGACTGCAAGGCGAGCTCCCAGATAGCTCTGGCCCTGCAGCTGACAGAAACCATCTCCTTCATCCACTGCTGCCTGAACCCCATCATCTACGCCTTCGCTGGCGTCACCTTCAAGGCCCATCTCAAAGGACTCCTTCAGTCCTGTGGCCGTgtcctctccagccctgctggaggtgCCGGGGCTGGACACTCATTTTCGGCACCCACCCAGCTCTCTGGCTGGTCTGACAGCGCAGGGGTCCTGTGA